The bacterium genome includes a region encoding these proteins:
- a CDS encoding Xaa-Pro peptidase family protein, with product MSAQFSPGPSMPRDELRRRAAALRRHLRAAGLDAAVIVQNVNLLYFGATIQSGVLIVPVEGEPVYAVRRIIERARAESPLDAIVPLPSLRGLSARITEALGRAPARVGMELDVLPVAVRDRFAAALGAVEIEDVSAAVRRIRAVKSPYELEKLRATARLSDAILGAATEALREGMTELELSALIEASARRRGHEGVIRLHGWNQETYYGMIAAGPAAAVPSFPDLPLGGEGPGPSAPYGAGWRRIARGDAVIVDAPAVLGGYIIDQTRTLVIGRLPDALARAHDAAVDVLKTVEAAIRPGVTPEALYRLSLERAETLGYADAFMGAGAYRARYVGHGVGLELDEWPVLADGFTDPLEPGCVFAVEPKMLFPGLGVAGIEDQYAVTATGRERLTLAEQRLFTV from the coding sequence ATGAGCGCGCAATTTTCGCCCGGCCCGTCGATGCCCCGCGATGAACTGCGCCGGCGCGCCGCGGCGCTGCGGCGTCACCTCCGCGCGGCGGGACTCGACGCGGCCGTGATCGTCCAGAACGTCAACCTCCTCTACTTCGGCGCCACCATTCAGAGCGGCGTACTGATCGTGCCGGTCGAGGGTGAGCCGGTGTACGCGGTGCGACGGATCATCGAACGCGCCCGCGCGGAAAGCCCGCTCGACGCGATCGTGCCGCTGCCGAGTCTGCGGGGGTTGAGCGCGCGGATCACCGAGGCGCTCGGCCGCGCGCCCGCGCGGGTCGGCATGGAGCTCGACGTGCTGCCGGTCGCCGTGCGGGACCGTTTCGCCGCCGCGCTCGGCGCGGTCGAGATCGAGGACGTCTCCGCGGCCGTACGGCGCATTCGCGCGGTCAAGTCGCCTTACGAGCTCGAGAAGCTGCGGGCGACGGCGCGGCTGTCCGACGCGATCCTCGGCGCGGCGACCGAGGCCCTCCGCGAAGGCATGACCGAGCTCGAGCTCTCCGCGCTCATCGAGGCTTCGGCGCGGCGCCGGGGCCACGAGGGCGTGATCCGGCTGCACGGGTGGAACCAGGAGACCTACTATGGGATGATCGCCGCGGGACCGGCCGCCGCGGTGCCGAGCTTTCCCGATCTGCCGCTCGGCGGCGAAGGTCCAGGCCCGTCGGCTCCGTACGGCGCTGGCTGGCGGCGGATTGCGCGCGGCGACGCGGTGATCGTCGACGCACCCGCGGTCCTCGGCGGGTACATCATCGACCAGACCCGCACGCTCGTGATCGGACGGCTCCCCGACGCGCTCGCGCGCGCCCACGACGCCGCGGTGGACGTTCTCAAGACCGTCGAGGCCGCAATCCGTCCCGGCGTCACGCCGGAGGCCCTATATCGCCTCTCACTCGAGCGGGCCGAGACCCTCGGCTATGCCGATGCCTTCATGGGCGCCGGCGCCTACCGCGCCCGCTACGTCGGCCACGGCGTCGGCCTCGAGCTCGACGAATGGCCCGTGCTCGCGGACGGGTTCACCGACCCGCTCGAGCCGGGCTGCGTCTTCGCGGTCGAGCCGAAAATGCTGTTCCCCGGCCTCGGCGTGGCCGGCATCGAAGATCAGTACGCCGTCACCGCGACCGGCCGCGAGCGCCTCACCTTGGCGGAGCAGCGTCTGTTCACCGTCTGA
- the acs gene encoding acetate--CoA ligase: MADAPDRRSATAVTEAEIAVHWKEEEYYHPSPKFIGQANLTDPAVTERFALEHFPECFREYGELLSWDHYWHTTFDGSNPPFWKWFVGGRINASYNCVDRHLAQYKNKAALIFVPEPEQDAHIAITYRELYVRVNEVAALLRDFCGLKAGDRVTIHLPMTPELPITMLACARLGVVHSVVFGGFSGEACGIRIADSGSRVLITMDGYYRNGKLLDHKASAEIAVATAAKEGQKVDKVMVWRRFHDRSATNAPLVQGRDHVMNEVLESYRGRTVEPVSMDAEAPLFIMYTSGTTGRPKGAQHRTGGYLAYVAGTSKYIQDIHPTDVYWCFADIGWITGHSYIVYGPLALAATSVLYEGVPTYPDAGRPWRIAERLDVNIFHTSPTTVRMLRKLGPDEPKKYGYHFKHMTTVGEPIEPEAWRWYYDTVGKREAVICDTWWQTENGGFLCTTKPAIDAMKPGSAGPGAPGIHPVIYDEEGREIPRGSNRAGNICIRNPWPGIMQTIWGDSDRFVRTYYAKYCKNPKSKDWRDWPYFAGDGALLAADGYFRILGRVDDVINVAGHRLGTKELESAALTVAEVAEAAVVPVVDELKGRVPEVYISLKPGVVANAKVQESVVHAIETTIGKIARPKQVRVVPDMPKTRSGKIMRRVLAAISNSMDTGDVTTLANPDVVEQIRQAVQGSGPVKLKDAPEDIKRFGEQP, encoded by the coding sequence ATGGCCGACGCACCCGACAGGCGCTCCGCTACCGCCGTCACCGAGGCGGAGATCGCGGTCCACTGGAAGGAAGAAGAGTACTATCACCCGTCGCCCAAGTTCATCGGGCAGGCCAACCTGACCGATCCCGCGGTGACGGAGCGCTTCGCGCTCGAGCACTTCCCGGAATGCTTCCGCGAGTACGGCGAGCTGCTGAGTTGGGACCACTACTGGCACACGACCTTCGACGGCAGCAACCCGCCCTTCTGGAAGTGGTTCGTCGGCGGCCGGATCAACGCGTCCTACAACTGCGTCGACCGGCATCTCGCGCAGTACAAGAACAAAGCCGCGCTCATCTTTGTGCCCGAGCCCGAGCAAGACGCCCACATCGCCATCACGTACCGTGAGCTCTACGTCCGCGTGAACGAAGTCGCCGCCCTGCTCCGCGACTTCTGCGGGCTCAAGGCCGGCGACCGCGTCACGATCCATCTGCCGATGACGCCCGAGCTGCCGATCACAATGCTGGCCTGCGCCCGCCTCGGCGTCGTCCACTCCGTTGTCTTCGGCGGATTCAGCGGCGAAGCGTGCGGCATCCGGATCGCGGACTCCGGCAGCCGCGTGCTCATCACGATGGACGGGTACTATCGCAACGGAAAGCTGCTCGACCACAAGGCGAGCGCCGAGATCGCGGTCGCCACCGCCGCCAAGGAAGGCCAGAAGGTCGACAAAGTCATGGTGTGGCGCCGGTTTCACGACCGGTCCGCGACCAACGCTCCGCTCGTGCAGGGCCGCGATCATGTGATGAACGAGGTTCTGGAGAGCTATCGGGGCCGTACCGTCGAGCCGGTCTCGATGGACGCGGAGGCGCCGCTCTTCATTATGTACACGAGCGGCACGACGGGCCGTCCGAAGGGCGCCCAGCATCGCACCGGCGGCTACCTCGCGTACGTCGCCGGGACGTCGAAGTACATTCAGGACATCCATCCGACCGACGTCTACTGGTGCTTCGCGGACATCGGCTGGATCACCGGTCATTCGTACATCGTCTACGGCCCGCTCGCGCTCGCGGCGACGAGCGTCCTCTACGAGGGCGTCCCGACCTACCCCGACGCCGGGCGGCCCTGGCGGATCGCCGAGCGCCTCGACGTCAACATCTTCCATACGTCCCCGACGACGGTCCGCATGCTGCGGAAGCTCGGGCCCGACGAGCCGAAGAAGTACGGCTATCACTTCAAGCACATGACCACGGTCGGCGAGCCAATCGAGCCCGAAGCATGGCGCTGGTACTACGATACCGTCGGGAAGCGCGAGGCCGTCATCTGCGACACCTGGTGGCAGACCGAAAACGGCGGCTTCCTCTGTACGACGAAACCGGCGATCGATGCGATGAAGCCCGGCAGCGCCGGACCCGGCGCGCCCGGCATCCATCCCGTCATCTACGATGAGGAGGGCCGCGAGATCCCGCGGGGCAGCAACCGCGCCGGCAACATCTGCATCCGGAACCCCTGGCCCGGCATCATGCAGACGATCTGGGGCGACTCCGACCGGTTCGTCCGGACCTACTACGCGAAGTACTGCAAGAACCCGAAGAGCAAGGACTGGCGCGACTGGCCGTACTTCGCCGGCGACGGCGCGCTCCTGGCGGCGGACGGCTACTTCCGGATTCTCGGCCGCGTCGACGACGTGATCAACGTCGCGGGGCACCGGCTCGGTACGAAGGAATTGGAATCCGCGGCCCTCACCGTCGCGGAAGTCGCCGAGGCCGCGGTCGTGCCGGTCGTCGACGAGCTGAAGGGACGGGTGCCGGAGGTCTACATCTCGCTCAAGCCGGGCGTCGTCGCGAACGCGAAGGTCCAGGAAAGCGTGGTGCACGCGATCGAGACCACGATCGGCAAGATCGCGCGGCCGAAGCAGGTCCGGGTCGTGCCCGACATGCCGAAGACGCGCTCGGGCAAGATCATGCGGCGGGTGCTGGCCGCGATCTCGAACTCGATGGACACCGGCGACGTCACGACGCTCGCCAACCCCGACGTCGTCGAGCAGATCCGGCAGGCGGTTCAGGGCTCGGGCCCGGTGAAGCTCAAGGACGCCCCGGAGGATATCAAGCGGTTCGGGGAGCAGCCCTGA
- a CDS encoding adenine deaminase C-terminal domain-containing protein: MTAPWSREPAYDRVALIEAAAGRRELDLVLRGVTVVNVFTGETYPADLGIFAGRIAHVTAPGDPVCAGPGGGPLAGRTVLDRRGLVAIPGLIDTHVHIESSMITPAHYADAVLPHGTTSVLIDPHELANVLGLPGVRYMLDASEDIPLRVLVMAPSCVPSAPAVETAGAAFDRAEIEEMLGWPRVVGLAEVMDYPGVLRGEGRMMRLLEATERAGGLIQGHAPRVRGRNLSAYAAAGIDSDHENRETQDGLAKLRTGMYLEVRESSLSPNAAALAAALRGRGYLPNVTLCTDDVVPEDLLGRGGVDYVARRLVEEGLDPIDVVRFATLNAANRLRRHDLGALTPGRIADVVLLSNLPRFQAAEVYRAGRRVAEDGRVIAASASAPPNRTAAVERENTIRLPRDLAAGVFRIRVSGTPDGEATIRVIDFNGRSAPVRTTYGTMRVRVAGGEVALPPSADGRELAMLAVVERHGRHGGTACAVIRGFGPREGAIATSVSHDSHNLTIVGTNPEDMLFACRTLAESGGGIVLVRGGRVTARIDLPVAGLISLKPAADVAAEVAAFRTAAEAAGMAGERAFMAIVSLTLAVSPEGKLSDLGLVDVERQTLLPAVIEAP; this comes from the coding sequence ATGACGGCACCGTGGAGCCGGGAGCCGGCGTACGATCGCGTGGCGCTCATCGAGGCCGCGGCGGGGCGGCGGGAGCTGGATCTCGTGCTGCGCGGGGTGACCGTCGTGAACGTGTTCACCGGCGAGACCTACCCCGCGGATCTCGGCATCTTCGCCGGGCGCATCGCGCACGTGACCGCGCCCGGAGACCCCGTCTGCGCGGGGCCGGGCGGCGGGCCGCTCGCCGGGCGTACGGTGCTCGACCGGCGCGGGCTCGTCGCGATTCCGGGGCTCATCGACACGCACGTACACATCGAGAGCAGCATGATCACCCCTGCGCACTACGCCGACGCGGTGCTGCCGCACGGCACCACGAGCGTGTTGATCGACCCGCACGAGCTGGCGAACGTGCTCGGCCTCCCGGGCGTGCGCTACATGCTCGACGCGTCGGAGGATATTCCGCTGCGCGTCCTGGTGATGGCCCCGTCGTGCGTGCCGTCGGCTCCGGCGGTCGAGACCGCGGGCGCGGCGTTCGACCGCGCCGAGATCGAGGAGATGCTCGGCTGGCCGCGGGTGGTGGGGCTCGCCGAGGTGATGGACTACCCGGGCGTGCTTCGCGGCGAGGGGCGGATGATGCGTCTGCTCGAGGCGACCGAACGGGCCGGCGGCCTGATTCAAGGCCATGCCCCGCGCGTGCGCGGCCGGAATCTCTCGGCCTACGCCGCGGCCGGCATCGACTCCGACCACGAGAACCGCGAGACCCAGGACGGCCTCGCGAAGCTCCGCACGGGGATGTACCTCGAGGTGCGTGAGAGCTCGCTGTCGCCGAACGCTGCGGCGCTGGCGGCGGCGCTGCGCGGCCGGGGATATCTGCCGAACGTGACGCTGTGCACCGACGACGTGGTGCCGGAAGACCTGCTGGGGCGGGGCGGCGTGGACTACGTCGCGCGGCGGCTCGTCGAAGAGGGGCTCGATCCGATCGACGTCGTACGGTTCGCGACCCTCAACGCCGCGAACCGTCTGCGGCGCCACGACCTCGGCGCGCTCACTCCGGGCCGGATTGCCGATGTTGTGCTGCTGTCGAACTTACCGCGGTTTCAGGCGGCGGAAGTCTACCGCGCGGGCCGGCGGGTCGCCGAGGACGGCCGTGTGATCGCCGCGTCCGCATCGGCTCCGCCAAACCGCACCGCCGCGGTCGAGCGCGAGAACACCATCCGCCTGCCCCGCGATCTGGCCGCGGGGGTGTTCCGGATCCGGGTCTCCGGGACCCCGGACGGCGAGGCGACGATCCGGGTGATCGACTTTAATGGGCGCTCGGCGCCGGTGCGCACGACGTACGGCACGATGCGGGTGCGGGTCGCCGGCGGCGAGGTCGCGCTGCCGCCGTCCGCCGATGGGCGGGAGCTCGCGATGCTGGCGGTCGTGGAGCGCCACGGCCGCCACGGCGGGACCGCCTGCGCCGTGATCCGCGGGTTCGGTCCGCGCGAGGGCGCGATCGCCACCTCCGTGTCGCACGATTCGCACAACCTCACGATCGTGGGCACCAATCCCGAGGACATGCTGTTCGCCTGCCGGACGCTGGCCGAAAGCGGCGGCGGAATCGTCCTGGTGCGGGGCGGCCGCGTGACCGCGCGGATCGATCTGCCCGTCGCCGGACTCATCTCGCTCAAGCCCGCGGCCGACGTCGCAGCGGAGGTGGCCGCGTTCCGCACGGCGGCCGAGGCCGCCGGCATGGCCGGGGAGCGGGCGTTTATGGCGATCGTCTCGCTGACGCTTGCCGTAAGCCCGGAGGGCAAACTGTCCGATCTCGGGCTCGTCGATGTGGAGCGGCAGACGCTGCTGCCGGCGGTGATCGAAGCTCCCTAA